Proteins co-encoded in one Arachis hypogaea cultivar Tifrunner chromosome 11, arahy.Tifrunner.gnm2.J5K5, whole genome shotgun sequence genomic window:
- the LOC112720531 gene encoding microtubule-associated protein RP/EB family member 1C, with the protein MATNIGIMDSAYFVGRSEILTWINSTLQLSLSKVEEACSGAVHCQLMDAAHPGIVPMHKVNFDAKNEYEMIQNYKVLQDVFNKLKITKHIEVSKLVKGRPLDNLEFMQWMKRYCDSVNAGAHNYNPLERREVCKGGREGGKKSAQSQASTKASSAPKSHSSHPTRRNEVPSANAAASQAAKRPSSSGGPAYDEKITELKLSIDSLEKERDFYFAKLRDIEILCQTPEIERLPVVAAIQKILYDAGNDGTAMAEAQAMISSDHYEDAAGLSPIAEVSDERSASENQKRKNIVNPEFDAAGITTPRQRLSDISNVHCSESPLV; encoded by the exons atggcgACCAACATCGGCATCATGGATTCGGCTTACTTCGTCGGTAGATCTGAGATTCTTACATGGATCAACTCCACTCTCCAACTCAGTCTCTCCAAAGTTGAAGAG GCATGTTCGGGCGCGGTTCATTGCCAATTGATGGATGCGGCTCATCCAGGGATCGTGCCGATGCACAAGGTCAATTTCGATGCCAAGAACGAGTACGAAATGATACAGAACTACAAAGTTCTTCAAGACGTTTTCAACAAGCTCAAAATCACCAAG CACATTGAGGTTAGTAAGCTTGTGAAGGGACGCCCTCTCGATAATTTGGAGTTCATGCAATGGATGAAGCGATACTGTGATTCAGTCAATGCCGGCGCCCACAA TTATAATCCTCTTGAAAGGAGAGAGGTTTGCAAGGGAGGAAGAGAAGGTGGCAAGAAATCAGCACAATCACAAGCCTCCACCAAGGCTTCTTCAGCACCGAAATCTCACTCTTCTCATCCTACTCGAAGAAATGAAGTGCCATCTGCAAATGCTGCTGCAAGCCAAGCTGCAAAGAGGCCCTCTTCTTCTGGTGGCCCTGCTTATGACGAAAAg ATAACTGAGCTGAAGCTATCCATCGATAGCCTCGAGAAGGAGCGCGATTTCTACTTTGCAAAATTGAGGGATATTGAGATACTCTGCCAAACACCAGAGATAGAACGCTTACCG GTTGTTGCAGCAATACAGAAGATATTGTATGATGCTGGGAATGATGGAACAGCCATGGCCGAAGCTCAAGCTATGATTTCTTCTGATCACTACGAGGATGCTGCTGGATTGAGCCCCATCGCGGAGGTTTCAGACGAGAGAAGCGCTTCTGAAAACCAGAAGAGAAAGAATATTGTGAATCCAGAGTTTGATGCTGCTGGCATCACAACTCCGAGACAAAGGCTTTCGGACATTTCCAATGTTCACTGCAGCGAGTCACCTCTTGTATGA